Proteins encoded together in one Chitinophaga sp. LS1 window:
- a CDS encoding M20/M25/M40 family metallo-hydrolase yields MKHSIWLLALVLPSAQLTAQKKADRKTLGNLQTHISYLASDKLEGRLTGSPGEQLAASYISAQMKQAGLTPKGDNGYLQTFPVNEGKTIDPASSLTINNNALIPVEQYIPLPFSAQKRAKGDVMPAVNEPDNIWLLNVKDIESDPHTDPLEIYHQAAAEAAKAGATGVVFYNGPETAADVHKWLSKETTPLTIPVMWVTDGISKTMENAEEVQVSMNVVFGANKRTGTNVIGFLDNKAPATIIIGAHFDHLGKGEDHNSLAPNDKSIHNGADDNASGTAALIELARLLKAAHFNKYNVLFTAFSGEELGLFGSKYFADHSPVELGSVDYMINMDMIGRLDTSKGLQVGGVGTSPVWPEVVKAAAPAGIKLTFDSSGTGPSDHTSFYLKNIPVLFFFTGSHADYHKPSDDVDRINYNGEVVVLKMVYDIVEKTNGMTKLAFTKTKDKQMATSTRFPVTLGIMPDYTWQKNGVHVDAVTEGKTAYKAGLAANDIIIKLGNHTVSNLEDYMQALASFKKGDKTTVWVKRGAQEKKFDIQF; encoded by the coding sequence GTGAAGCACTCCATTTGGCTGCTGGCGCTCGTGCTGCCTTCTGCGCAACTGACCGCCCAAAAGAAAGCCGACCGTAAGACTCTGGGAAACCTACAGACCCACATTAGCTACCTGGCCAGCGACAAATTGGAAGGACGCCTCACGGGCAGTCCCGGTGAACAATTGGCGGCTAGCTACATTTCAGCACAAATGAAACAAGCCGGCCTGACTCCCAAAGGAGACAATGGCTACCTCCAGACGTTCCCTGTCAATGAAGGCAAAACCATCGATCCTGCCAGCTCCCTGACAATTAATAACAACGCGCTCATACCCGTTGAACAGTACATTCCATTGCCTTTCAGCGCTCAAAAGCGTGCAAAAGGCGATGTAATGCCAGCGGTAAATGAACCGGATAATATCTGGTTGCTCAATGTAAAAGACATTGAATCTGATCCACATACTGATCCGCTGGAGATCTACCACCAGGCAGCTGCCGAAGCAGCAAAAGCCGGAGCAACCGGGGTTGTTTTCTACAATGGCCCTGAAACTGCTGCCGATGTACATAAATGGTTGTCAAAAGAAACCACCCCACTCACCATTCCGGTAATGTGGGTGACAGACGGCATCAGCAAAACCATGGAAAATGCTGAAGAAGTTCAGGTGAGTATGAACGTGGTCTTTGGCGCCAATAAACGCACCGGCACCAATGTAATCGGTTTTTTGGACAATAAAGCACCTGCTACTATCATCATAGGTGCTCACTTTGACCACCTTGGCAAAGGAGAGGACCATAACTCCCTGGCCCCCAATGATAAATCTATTCACAATGGCGCCGATGACAATGCCAGCGGTACAGCAGCGCTGATTGAACTGGCCCGCTTACTGAAAGCTGCGCATTTCAATAAATACAACGTCCTGTTCACCGCCTTCTCCGGGGAAGAACTGGGCCTCTTTGGTTCCAAATATTTCGCAGATCATTCCCCTGTGGAGCTGGGATCGGTGGATTATATGATCAATATGGATATGATAGGCCGCCTGGATACATCCAAAGGTTTGCAGGTAGGAGGGGTAGGCACCTCTCCCGTATGGCCGGAGGTCGTAAAAGCAGCGGCGCCGGCAGGCATAAAACTGACTTTCGATTCTTCAGGCACAGGGCCTTCCGATCATACTTCTTTTTACCTGAAGAATATACCGGTGCTGTTTTTCTTCACCGGCTCCCATGCTGATTATCACAAACCTTCTGACGATGTGGACAGGATTAATTATAATGGTGAAGTGGTGGTGCTGAAGATGGTGTATGATATCGTGGAAAAAACGAATGGCATGACCAAACTGGCATTTACCAAAACGAAGGATAAGCAGATGGCTACCAGTACCCGTTTTCCCGTGACCCTGGGTATTATGCCCGATTATACCTGGCAGAAGAATGGGGTACATGTAGATGCGGTCACAGAGGGAAAAACCGCATACAAAGCGGGTTTAGCTGCGAATGACATCATTATTAAGCTGGGTAACCATACTGTCTCCAACCTCGAAGATTACATGCAGGCCCTCGCCAGCTTCAAAAAAGGCGACAAGACAACTGTATGGGTAAAAAGAGGTGCACAGGAAAAGAAATTCGATATCCAATTCTAA
- a CDS encoding SRPBCC family protein produces MPTIHLTTVIRAPMDRVFDLSRSITLHKRSMSHLQEDAIKGCVNGLIEADETVTWQAKHLGKIRQLTTRITEMRHKEYFCDEMVNGDFTYMKHEHHFKQIENATIAIDVFEYGTPYGRLGRWFEKLYLNRYMTQLLKMRNDVIKDYAETEKWRVILD; encoded by the coding sequence ATGCCTACCATTCATCTAACTACTGTAATTCGTGCTCCAATGGACAGGGTTTTTGACCTGAGCCGGAGTATCACCCTGCACAAGCGCAGTATGTCGCACCTGCAGGAAGACGCGATAAAAGGCTGTGTAAACGGTCTGATTGAAGCTGACGAAACAGTGACCTGGCAAGCTAAACATTTGGGTAAAATCAGACAGCTGACCACCCGCATTACGGAGATGCGCCATAAAGAGTATTTCTGTGACGAGATGGTAAACGGAGACTTTACCTATATGAAGCATGAACATCATTTTAAGCAAATCGAAAATGCTACGATAGCTATTGATGTATTTGAATATGGCACCCCTTACGGGCGTCTGGGCAGATGGTTTGAGAAGTTGTATCTGAACAGGTACATGACGCAGTTGCTGAAGATGCGTAATGATGTCATCAAGGACTATGCGGAGACCGAAAAATGGAGAGTAATATTAGATTGA
- the gcvT gene encoding glycine cleavage system aminomethyltransferase GcvT has translation MKNTPFTNKHIALGAKMAAFAGYNMPISYTGINDEHQAVRTNAGVFDVSHMGEFMLKGEHALDLIQRVTSNDASKLTAGKAQYSCLPNEEGGIVDDLLVYCIEENKVYMLVVNASNIEKDWNWISKFNTKGVDMQNISDRTCLLAIQGPNAASMLQSLTSTDLVNLKYYTFAKGEFAGVSNVIISATGYTGAGGIEIYFEDKDDNADKIWDAIFAVGGPKGLKPIGLGARDTLRLEMGFCLYGNDIDDSTSPLEAGLGWITKFTKEFTARSIFEAQKVAGLKQKLVGFEMVDKGIPRHDYEIKDANGQVIGRVTSGTQSPSMQKAVGLGYVQTPFAALDSEIFVAVRDKLLKAKVVKVPFLS, from the coding sequence ATGAAGAACACACCATTTACAAACAAACACATAGCGCTGGGCGCTAAGATGGCAGCCTTTGCAGGTTATAACATGCCTATCTCTTACACTGGTATCAATGATGAGCATCAGGCCGTGCGTACGAATGCCGGGGTATTTGACGTCAGCCATATGGGTGAGTTCATGTTAAAAGGGGAGCATGCGCTGGATCTGATTCAACGGGTAACCAGTAATGATGCCTCCAAACTGACGGCTGGGAAAGCACAATACAGCTGTTTGCCTAATGAAGAAGGTGGTATTGTGGATGACCTCCTGGTGTACTGCATCGAGGAAAATAAGGTATATATGCTGGTGGTAAATGCCAGCAACATCGAAAAAGACTGGAACTGGATCAGCAAATTCAATACGAAGGGTGTGGACATGCAGAATATTTCTGACCGCACCTGTCTGCTGGCTATTCAGGGGCCTAATGCTGCGAGCATGCTGCAATCCCTGACCAGTACAGACCTGGTAAACCTGAAATACTACACTTTCGCGAAAGGTGAATTTGCAGGTGTATCCAATGTGATCATCAGTGCTACAGGTTATACCGGTGCTGGTGGTATTGAGATCTATTTTGAAGATAAAGACGATAATGCAGACAAGATCTGGGATGCCATCTTCGCGGTGGGTGGTCCTAAAGGTCTGAAACCTATTGGTCTGGGAGCAAGAGATACCCTGCGACTGGAAATGGGCTTCTGTCTGTATGGCAATGATATTGACGACAGCACCTCTCCGCTTGAAGCTGGTCTGGGCTGGATCACGAAATTTACAAAAGAATTTACGGCACGTAGTATCTTTGAAGCGCAAAAGGTTGCCGGTTTGAAACAGAAACTGGTAGGTTTTGAAATGGTTGACAAGGGTATTCCCCGTCATGACTATGAAATCAAGGATGCCAATGGTCAGGTCATAGGCCGCGTTACTTCTGGTACACAATCGCCTTCTATGCAGAAAGCGGTAGGTCTGGGCTATGTTCAAACACCTTTTGCCGCACTGGATTCCGAGATCTTTGTAGCTGTAAGGGATAAGCTATTGAAAGCCAAGGTGGTGAAAGTACCGTTCTTAAGCTAA
- a CDS encoding transferase, with amino-acid sequence MFLLIPGRHHLLSDFQFKYLHRLLQNQLEGEQDVQGQAMPASAITAVIFAVTSANHLGTKRNPVPFYLRSMIIQEFSSYLDIPVFVYGIDDVGEINDFAGYTLKSIRHSSEGLHQLTPENTVVICSTPVKDMYTSLGYKVLPAELDITTGNLEHPLPWDIVRLIAQSPDWQKDRTVLDLIHPASFKIWKQYKIGEKVQHILKDPIIGADGDLTTTRDYNAYVKQMDDIAALKYQETAPYIQPGNIGDIGCAAGSWIKMGCEDDRLHECDFYGIEVSRHLFEICYQRKHNGDFANPSVFFSQKNAVTSLVFDASSMNTIHTSSLTHEIASYGSEQDLRDFIANRYQELAPGGVWINRDVVGPENKDEVVLLWLDHTDGENKLPAQGITDNQELAAALEKLSTRAKFIRFAQDFRHQEDYKLAYEWITIGGQTYCRLRMQDACEFLFTKDYTDNWLSEMHETFCFWSFADWQKELETAGFRVDRLSKPYRNEWIVENRLEGKTKLFRQEEDQLQEIPFPVSHMLLLARK; translated from the coding sequence ATGTTTTTACTAATTCCGGGTAGACATCACCTATTGTCAGACTTTCAGTTCAAGTACCTGCACAGATTATTGCAGAACCAACTGGAAGGAGAGCAGGATGTTCAGGGCCAGGCTATGCCAGCTTCCGCTATCACAGCGGTTATATTTGCCGTTACTTCCGCCAATCACCTGGGTACAAAGCGTAACCCGGTTCCTTTCTATCTCCGCTCCATGATCATCCAGGAGTTTTCCAGTTATCTGGATATCCCTGTGTTTGTATATGGAATAGACGATGTGGGCGAGATCAATGACTTCGCAGGCTATACACTCAAGAGTATCCGTCATAGCAGCGAAGGTTTGCACCAGCTCACGCCTGAAAATACCGTGGTCATTTGCAGTACACCGGTAAAGGATATGTACACTTCCCTTGGGTACAAAGTATTGCCTGCGGAACTGGATATCACCACCGGCAACCTGGAACATCCATTGCCGTGGGACATCGTTCGCCTCATTGCCCAATCTCCGGACTGGCAAAAGGATAGAACAGTATTGGATCTCATCCATCCCGCTTCGTTCAAGATCTGGAAGCAGTACAAGATAGGGGAGAAGGTACAGCACATTCTCAAAGACCCCATCATTGGGGCCGATGGCGACCTCACCACTACCCGCGATTACAACGCCTATGTAAAACAAATGGACGATATCGCCGCCCTGAAATACCAGGAGACAGCACCCTATATACAACCCGGCAACATCGGTGATATTGGCTGTGCAGCCGGCTCATGGATCAAAATGGGCTGCGAGGATGATCGCCTCCATGAATGTGATTTCTATGGTATCGAAGTGTCCCGTCATCTCTTTGAAATATGCTACCAGCGTAAACACAATGGCGATTTCGCAAATCCATCCGTCTTCTTCTCCCAGAAGAATGCGGTGACCAGTCTTGTCTTTGATGCAAGTAGTATGAACACCATTCATACCTCTTCGCTCACCCACGAAATTGCCTCTTATGGCAGTGAGCAGGACCTGCGTGATTTCATCGCCAACCGTTACCAGGAGCTGGCTCCCGGTGGTGTATGGATCAACAGGGATGTGGTAGGACCTGAGAACAAAGACGAGGTCGTGTTACTCTGGCTGGATCATACAGATGGTGAAAACAAACTTCCTGCACAAGGTATCACCGACAATCAGGAACTGGCTGCTGCATTGGAGAAACTCTCTACCCGTGCTAAGTTCATTCGCTTTGCCCAGGATTTCCGCCACCAGGAAGATTATAAACTGGCTTATGAATGGATCACCATCGGCGGGCAAACCTATTGCCGCCTGCGTATGCAGGATGCCTGTGAGTTCCTCTTTACAAAAGATTATACTGATAACTGGCTGAGTGAAATGCACGAAACCTTCTGTTTCTGGAGTTTTGCTGACTGGCAAAAAGAGCTGGAAACTGCCGGCTTCCGGGTAGATAGATTGTCTAAGCCATACAGGAATGAATGGATTGTAGAAAACAGGCTGGAAGGGAAAACAAAACTCTTCAGGCAGGAAGAAGATCAGTTACAGGAGATACCGTTCCCTGTATCACATATGCTCCTCTTAGCAAGAAAGTAA
- a CDS encoding NUDIX hydrolase, which produces MGPRQDIRLCVDAVVFGYTAKGSISVLLIKRTIDPFIHDWALPGGFVLNGETLEDAVTRELLTEAGVHINYLEQLYTFGRPERDPRGRIISIAFFGLVNPTNFKLAASSDAEDARWFDIKNLPALAFDHGEIVSTAVKRLRNKIRYEPIGFELLDKKFPISDLEKLYETVLDRPIDRRNFQKKMNHFGILMEHNEKLKHPSAGRPAKLYSFNEERYFQLKQEGIMFEI; this is translated from the coding sequence TTGGGACCTAGACAAGACATACGCCTTTGTGTTGATGCAGTTGTATTTGGTTACACTGCCAAAGGAAGCATTTCCGTATTGCTGATCAAACGGACAATAGACCCTTTTATTCATGACTGGGCACTACCCGGTGGCTTCGTACTGAATGGCGAAACACTGGAAGACGCCGTGACACGCGAACTGCTCACCGAAGCCGGTGTGCACATCAACTACCTGGAACAGCTGTATACCTTCGGCAGACCAGAACGCGATCCCCGTGGCAGGATTATTTCCATCGCCTTCTTCGGACTCGTCAATCCTACTAACTTCAAGCTGGCAGCCAGCTCAGATGCTGAAGACGCCCGCTGGTTCGATATAAAAAATTTACCCGCATTGGCGTTTGACCACGGCGAGATCGTATCTACCGCTGTCAAAAGATTGCGTAACAAAATCCGGTACGAACCTATCGGCTTCGAATTGCTGGATAAGAAGTTTCCTATTTCTGACCTGGAAAAACTGTATGAAACTGTTCTGGACCGCCCTATAGACAGACGTAACTTCCAGAAGAAAATGAATCACTTTGGGATATTAATGGAACATAATGAAAAACTAAAACATCCCTCCGCAGGCAGACCCGCCAAGTTGTACAGTTTCAATGAAGAACGGTATTTTCAATTGAAGCAGGAAGGAATTATGTTCGAAATCTAA
- a CDS encoding nicotinate phosphoribosyltransferase: MTKENLILLADAYKYSHHKLYIPGTEYIYSYLESRGGKFNETVFYGLQYLLMEYLQGVVITKEKIDEAEIELNEVFGRNDIFDRTKFEYIIEQHGGRLPIRIKAVPEGTVTATHNVLMTIENTDPNCFWLTNFLETLLMQVWYPSTVATMSREIKKVVKKYYDETASPASFAGIDFVLNDFGFRGASSVESAGWGGSAHLINFAGSDTIIGSTFAKRYYKAPTAPGLSIPATEHSIMTLLGEPGEKEIFKHVLDSFPTGTIACVSDSYNIIRACEEYWGTDLKEQILQREGTLVIRPDSGDAVATLLKVFEVLTEKFGYTINEKGYKVLPPQVRVIQGDGISYSSIPTIYEALKNAGISAENLVLGMGGALLQRVNRDTQEYALKCAYAVVNGKGINVQKNPLELDANGNTRVSFKKSKSGKQVLVKKDGAFVTIPESESAGLKDELITVFENGEIKTSYTFNDIKTRAQI, translated from the coding sequence ATGACAAAGGAAAACCTCATACTCTTAGCCGACGCCTATAAATACTCTCACCACAAACTGTACATACCCGGTACTGAATATATCTACTCCTACCTTGAAAGCCGGGGCGGCAAGTTCAACGAAACTGTATTCTACGGTCTCCAATATCTGCTCATGGAATACCTGCAAGGCGTAGTGATCACCAAAGAAAAAATTGACGAAGCAGAAATTGAATTGAATGAAGTATTTGGTCGCAACGATATATTCGATCGCACCAAATTTGAATATATCATCGAGCAACATGGCGGTCGCCTGCCAATAAGAATCAAAGCCGTTCCGGAAGGTACCGTCACCGCTACACACAATGTACTGATGACTATCGAAAACACCGATCCGAATTGCTTCTGGCTCACCAACTTCCTCGAAACACTGCTTATGCAGGTGTGGTACCCAAGTACCGTAGCTACCATGAGTCGTGAAATTAAAAAAGTCGTAAAGAAATATTACGATGAAACCGCCAGCCCCGCATCTTTCGCAGGCATCGACTTCGTGCTGAATGACTTCGGCTTTCGTGGCGCCAGCTCTGTAGAAAGCGCAGGATGGGGTGGTAGTGCACACCTGATCAACTTTGCAGGTAGCGATACCATCATCGGTTCTACATTTGCCAAAAGATATTACAAAGCACCCACCGCTCCCGGCCTCTCTATTCCTGCTACAGAACACTCTATCATGACCTTGTTAGGTGAACCGGGAGAAAAGGAGATCTTCAAACATGTACTGGATAGTTTCCCAACCGGCACCATTGCCTGCGTATCTGATTCTTACAACATTATCAGAGCTTGTGAAGAATACTGGGGTACTGACTTGAAAGAACAGATCCTGCAAAGAGAAGGTACATTGGTGATCCGCCCTGATAGCGGCGATGCTGTTGCAACCCTGTTGAAAGTATTCGAAGTACTCACGGAAAAATTCGGCTACACGATCAATGAAAAAGGTTACAAAGTATTGCCTCCGCAGGTACGCGTTATCCAGGGTGATGGTATTAGCTATTCTTCTATCCCCACCATCTACGAAGCATTGAAAAATGCCGGTATCAGCGCCGAAAACCTGGTATTGGGTATGGGTGGAGCACTATTACAGAGAGTGAACAGAGATACGCAGGAATACGCTTTAAAATGCGCTTACGCAGTGGTAAATGGGAAAGGCATCAATGTACAGAAAAACCCATTGGAACTGGATGCAAACGGTAACACCCGTGTCTCTTTCAAGAAATCCAAATCCGGCAAACAGGTATTAGTGAAAAAAGATGGCGCCTTTGTCACCATCCCCGAAAGTGAGTCTGCCGGCCTTAAAGATGAATTGATTACCGTGTTTGAAAATGGAGAAATAAAAACTTCATATACATTTAACGATATCAAGACCAGAGCACAGATCTGA
- a CDS encoding 2-phosphosulfolactate phosphatase, producing MSKEETQLPSLEVCLSPALLHLHEIKGSIVVIIDVLRATSTICTALYNGAARVIPVATVPDCIRIGTELGAITAGERDGRVAEGLEHGNSPFEYTRGFIGGKTLVLTTTNGTKLLHMAKDAEQIITGSFPNLSAVCDYLIAQKRPVILGCAAWKDKVNLEDTLFAGAVISRIKEHFIINDDAALAAEMLYTSNKDNIQEMMTQASHYKRLAKFGLQKDIQYCLTPDGANVLPLYKNGELVIVK from the coding sequence ATGAGCAAAGAAGAAACACAGTTACCATCTTTAGAAGTATGTTTATCGCCTGCTTTACTGCACCTGCATGAGATAAAAGGTAGTATTGTAGTGATTATCGATGTTTTGAGAGCCACATCCACCATTTGTACAGCACTGTACAATGGCGCTGCCAGGGTAATACCGGTAGCCACCGTGCCGGATTGTATCCGTATAGGTACCGAACTGGGGGCGATCACTGCCGGTGAAAGAGACGGCCGGGTAGCTGAAGGTCTGGAGCATGGTAATTCGCCTTTTGAATACACCCGCGGGTTTATCGGGGGCAAAACACTGGTGCTTACTACTACCAATGGCACCAAGCTGTTGCATATGGCTAAGGATGCGGAACAGATCATTACGGGTTCTTTCCCTAATCTCTCTGCGGTGTGCGATTACCTGATTGCGCAAAAGCGCCCTGTGATACTGGGTTGCGCTGCCTGGAAGGATAAGGTGAACCTGGAAGACACGCTCTTTGCCGGTGCTGTGATCAGTCGCATTAAGGAGCACTTCATTATTAATGATGATGCTGCCCTGGCTGCTGAAATGCTGTATACCTCCAACAAGGATAATATCCAGGAAATGATGACCCAGGCATCGCATTACAAGCGTCTGGCGAAGTTTGGTCTGCAAAAAGACATTCAGTATTGCCTGACTCCCGACGGGGCAAATGTGCTTCCGCTTTATAAAAATGGAGAGTTGGTAATTGTAAAATAA
- a CDS encoding NUDIX domain-containing protein: protein MTTLKPTGVIIARFQTPSLHEGHLELIRQVKQKHNRLIIVLGVSPVKGSRKHPLDYYTRERMIKQLFSDIIILPLSDQADDKVWSSKLDELLSTNFPHESFVLYGSRDSFIPYYGGRYPTNDLPPVKDYNATALREAVSDKVFDTEEFRAGIIYNTYNQFPKVYPTVDIAVFRHNRTELLLGRKPAEHAWRLPGGFTDPEDQNFDAAARRELQEECGQLETSPMQYELSMQMDDWRYRSEVDKIITTLFSTDLIFGEPIAADDIAALRWVPVNKLSEMIANGDIQPVHIPLLEKLADKYSANA, encoded by the coding sequence ATGACAACGCTAAAACCGACAGGAGTAATCATCGCCCGCTTTCAGACACCCAGCCTTCACGAAGGTCACCTGGAACTGATCCGGCAGGTAAAGCAAAAGCATAACCGCCTTATCATCGTACTCGGCGTAAGCCCGGTGAAAGGTAGCCGCAAGCATCCGCTGGATTATTATACCAGGGAGAGAATGATCAAACAACTCTTCTCCGATATCATCATCCTCCCGCTGAGCGATCAGGCCGATGATAAAGTATGGTCCTCCAAACTGGATGAATTGCTCTCGACTAACTTCCCCCACGAATCATTCGTGCTGTACGGCAGCCGGGATAGTTTCATCCCTTACTACGGTGGCCGATATCCAACCAATGACCTGCCTCCTGTAAAGGACTACAATGCTACCGCCCTGCGCGAAGCAGTGTCTGACAAAGTATTTGATACTGAAGAATTCAGAGCCGGCATTATCTACAATACATACAATCAGTTTCCGAAAGTATATCCAACCGTAGATATCGCCGTATTCAGACACAATCGCACAGAATTGTTACTGGGTCGCAAACCTGCCGAACATGCCTGGCGCCTGCCCGGTGGTTTCACAGATCCTGAAGATCAAAACTTTGATGCCGCCGCCCGCCGCGAATTGCAGGAAGAATGCGGTCAACTGGAAACCAGCCCTATGCAATACGAACTCTCCATGCAGATGGACGACTGGCGCTACCGCTCCGAAGTAGACAAGATCATTACGACCTTATTCAGTACTGACCTGATATTCGGAGAACCCATTGCTGCCGACGATATCGCCGCCCTGCGCTGGGTACCGGTTAACAAGCTCAGTGAAATGATCGCTAACGGTGACATCCAACCTGTACACATCCCATTGCTGGAAAAACTTGCTGATAAATATTCTGCTAACGCCTAA